A portion of the Streptomyces sp. NBC_00376 genome contains these proteins:
- a CDS encoding sulfite exporter TauE/SafE family protein, protein MPDIALTTLIILCLAAAAAGWIDAVVGGGGLLLLPALLLGLPHVPAAQVLGTNKAVAIVGTSGAAVAYVRKAPVKIGTALRIGLAALAGSMAGAFFAAGISSEVLRPVIMVVLLAVAAFVMLRPSFGKDTDDGARQRVTRARTVTAIVLVGGGIGFYDGLFGPGTGTFLVLALTAVLHLDLVTASATAKIVNVCTNGGALAMFAYQGSVLWQLAALMAVFNLAGGLIGARMALRKGSEFVRGVLLVVVFSLVVKLGFDQWTA, encoded by the coding sequence ATGCCGGACATAGCGCTCACCACTCTGATCATCCTCTGTCTCGCGGCGGCCGCGGCGGGCTGGATCGACGCGGTGGTCGGCGGCGGCGGACTGCTTCTGCTGCCCGCGCTGCTGCTCGGCCTGCCGCACGTCCCGGCCGCCCAGGTGCTCGGCACCAACAAGGCGGTCGCGATCGTCGGTACGTCGGGGGCGGCCGTGGCGTACGTACGCAAGGCGCCGGTGAAGATCGGGACCGCGCTGCGGATCGGGCTCGCGGCACTGGCCGGATCGATGGCCGGCGCGTTCTTCGCCGCCGGGATCAGCAGCGAGGTGCTCCGGCCGGTGATCATGGTGGTGCTGCTGGCCGTCGCGGCGTTCGTGATGCTGCGGCCCTCGTTCGGCAAGGACACGGACGACGGTGCGCGGCAGCGGGTCACCCGGGCCCGCACCGTCACCGCGATCGTGCTGGTCGGCGGCGGAATCGGCTTCTACGACGGGCTGTTCGGCCCCGGCACGGGCACGTTCCTGGTGCTGGCGCTGACCGCGGTGCTCCACCTCGACCTGGTGACGGCGTCCGCCACCGCCAAGATCGTCAACGTCTGCACCAACGGCGGCGCGCTGGCGATGTTCGCCTACCAGGGCAGCGTGCTGTGGCAACTGGCCGCGCTGATGGCGGTGTTCAACCTGGCGGGCGGGCTCATCGGGGCGCGGATGGCGCTGCGCAAGGGCAGCGAGTTCGTCCGCGGCGTGCTGCTGGTCGTGGTGTTCTCGCTGGTCGTGAAGTTGGGCTTCGACCAGTGGACGGCCTGA
- a CDS encoding class F sortase, protein MTQKAKGWLLVIAALAGVWLIRNGADAQLVPPRPTAAQAFTGGPEPQPGSPVAEPLKPSAPVRIRIPSIRVDAPVMRLGLGADGSLDVPPAGNRNIVGWYRDGTPPGSKGSAIVAGHVDNAQGRSVFYDLGALQKGSTVEVVRQDGRTAVFSLDAIEVYGNKDFPDKRVYGAASFASLRLITCGGGFSKETGYEGNVVAYAHLIAVR, encoded by the coding sequence GTGACCCAGAAGGCCAAGGGCTGGCTGCTGGTCATCGCAGCGCTGGCCGGCGTCTGGCTGATCCGCAACGGCGCCGACGCCCAGCTGGTCCCGCCCCGGCCGACCGCCGCCCAGGCGTTCACCGGCGGCCCGGAGCCCCAGCCGGGATCGCCGGTCGCCGAACCCCTGAAGCCTTCCGCCCCCGTGCGCATCCGCATCCCGAGCATCCGGGTGGACGCCCCGGTGATGCGTCTCGGCCTGGGGGCGGACGGCAGTCTCGACGTGCCCCCGGCCGGCAACCGCAACATCGTCGGCTGGTACCGGGACGGCACTCCCCCGGGCTCCAAGGGCAGCGCGATCGTCGCCGGCCATGTGGACAACGCGCAGGGCCGGTCGGTCTTCTACGACCTGGGCGCCCTGCAAAAGGGCAGCACGGTCGAGGTGGTCCGCCAGGACGGTCGCACCGCCGTCTTCTCCCTGGACGCGATCGAGGTCTACGGGAACAAGGACTTCCCCGACAAGCGGGTGTACGGCGCCGCCTCCTTCGCCTCGCTGCGGCTGATCACCTGCGGCGGCGGTTTCTCGAAGGAGACGGGGTACGAGGGCAATGTGGTGGCGTACGCGCATCTGATCGCCGTGCGCTGA
- a CDS encoding oxidoreductase, giving the protein MSHGWSANDIPDQSGRTAVVTGANSGIGLHTARELARHGARVLLACRDEARGKEAESRIRKAVSGADVAFVPLDLADLGSIREFAATRAPERIDLLINNAGVMALPYGTTADGFERQFGINHLGHFALTGLLLPRLLDTPGARVVTVSSGMHALSDIDMGDLNSERDYRRWIAYGRSKTANLLFVHELARRLTKAGSRLVAAAAHPGYASTNLQSAAARMENRRAMERFFELGNRIVAQPASAGALPTLYAATAPGVRPDSFTGPGLLGWRGAPAPSWRAGWTRDDVTSERLWMASEQLTGVTYPGLAP; this is encoded by the coding sequence ATGAGCCACGGCTGGAGCGCGAACGACATCCCGGACCAGAGCGGCCGTACGGCCGTGGTCACCGGAGCCAACAGCGGCATCGGTCTGCACACCGCGCGGGAGCTGGCCCGGCACGGAGCGCGAGTCCTGCTCGCCTGCCGTGACGAGGCGCGCGGCAAGGAGGCCGAGTCCCGTATCCGGAAGGCCGTGAGCGGCGCGGACGTGGCGTTCGTACCGCTCGATCTGGCCGATCTGGGCTCGATCCGTGAGTTCGCCGCGACCCGTGCGCCCGAGCGGATCGATCTGCTGATCAACAACGCGGGCGTGATGGCCCTCCCGTACGGGACGACGGCCGACGGCTTCGAAAGGCAGTTCGGCATCAACCACCTGGGGCACTTCGCCCTGACCGGGCTGCTGCTCCCCCGCCTCCTCGACACCCCCGGGGCACGTGTGGTGACCGTCTCCAGCGGGATGCACGCGCTGTCCGACATCGACATGGGGGATCTCAACAGCGAGCGCGACTACCGTCGCTGGATCGCCTACGGCCGCTCGAAGACCGCCAATCTGCTCTTCGTCCACGAGCTGGCGCGACGGCTCACGAAGGCGGGCTCCCGGCTGGTGGCCGCCGCCGCGCACCCGGGATACGCGTCGACCAACCTTCAGTCCGCCGCGGCCCGGATGGAGAACCGGCGGGCGATGGAGCGGTTCTTCGAGCTGGGCAACCGGATCGTCGCCCAGCCCGCTTCGGCCGGTGCGCTGCCCACGCTGTACGCGGCCACCGCGCCCGGCGTGCGCCCCGATTCGTTCACCGGGCCGGGGCTGCTGGGCTGGCGCGGTGCCCCGGCCCCGTCCTGGCGTGCGGGCTGGACCCGGGACGACGTCACGAGCGAGCGGCTCTGGATGGCGTCCGAGCAGCTCACCGGCGTGACGTATCCGGGCCTCGCCCCCTGA
- a CDS encoding ABC transporter permease: MVRHVIRKATGWLLMIVVATNATYFLASWFLDPRSNFKELRPVRTEEQIDRALAPYNLSPREPLVHRWWDWFTSVVLHFDWGRSPTGVPVNGEIGYRALISGELVIIATVLSVVFGVALAVYTASRQYGWADRISQAVSIAVFNIPTSVAALAVVFVAIWLNQNAGLHFLYVAGENSPGVEGLFPTIGDRLLHLILPTLSLTLMGYVGYHLTQRSLLLDTINADFVRTARATGLTRSRAIRRHALRAALIPTATSVAFSIPAMFTGAVITETIFGWNGMGRYFIQTIAKNDVHGTVATAAFAAALTAIGAILADVATVFLDPRVRVN, encoded by the coding sequence ATGGTGCGCCATGTGATCCGCAAGGCGACCGGCTGGCTGCTGATGATCGTGGTCGCGACCAACGCCACGTACTTCCTGGCCAGTTGGTTCCTGGACCCCCGGTCGAACTTCAAGGAGCTGCGCCCGGTCCGTACCGAGGAGCAGATCGACCGGGCGCTCGCGCCGTACAACCTGAGCCCGCGGGAGCCGCTGGTCCACCGGTGGTGGGACTGGTTCACCTCGGTGGTGCTCCACTTCGACTGGGGCCGGTCACCGACCGGCGTCCCCGTCAACGGTGAGATCGGCTACCGGGCGCTCATCAGCGGCGAGCTGGTCATCATCGCGACCGTCCTGTCCGTGGTCTTCGGCGTCGCCCTGGCCGTGTACACCGCCTCCCGGCAGTACGGCTGGGCCGACCGGATCTCGCAGGCCGTGTCCATCGCGGTGTTCAACATCCCGACGTCCGTGGCCGCGCTCGCCGTGGTCTTCGTCGCCATCTGGCTGAACCAGAACGCCGGGCTGCACTTCCTCTACGTCGCCGGGGAGAACTCGCCGGGCGTCGAGGGGCTGTTCCCGACGATCGGTGACCGCCTGCTCCATCTGATCCTGCCGACCCTGAGCCTGACGCTGATGGGCTACGTCGGCTATCACCTGACGCAGCGTTCGCTGCTGCTGGACACGATCAACGCGGACTTCGTACGCACCGCCCGGGCCACCGGGCTCACCCGGTCCAGGGCGATCCGCAGGCACGCCCTGCGCGCCGCGCTCATTCCGACGGCGACATCCGTGGCGTTCAGCATCCCGGCCATGTTCACCGGCGCCGTCATCACCGAGACGATCTTCGGCTGGAACGGCATGGGCCGCTACTTCATCCAGACCATCGCCAAGAACGACGTGCACGGCACGGTCGCGACCGCGGCCTTCGCCGCCGCACTGACCGCGATCGGCGCGATCCTCGCGGATGTCGCCACCGTCTTCCTCGATCCCCGAGTGAGGGTGAACTG
- a CDS encoding VOC family protein — protein sequence MPQMIFVNLPVKDLEATKAFFGKLGFSCNPQFTDENTACLVISDTIFAMLLTEPRFKEFTKKEIADASKSTEVILALSAESREKVDELVDTALASGGSPANEPVDFGHMYGRSFQDPNNHIWEVMWMDPAAVEAQ from the coding sequence ATGCCTCAGATGATCTTCGTCAACCTGCCGGTCAAGGACCTCGAAGCGACCAAGGCCTTCTTCGGAAAGCTGGGCTTCTCGTGCAACCCGCAGTTCACCGACGAGAACACCGCATGTCTCGTCATCAGCGACACCATCTTCGCGATGCTCCTCACCGAGCCGCGCTTCAAGGAGTTCACCAAGAAGGAGATCGCCGACGCCTCGAAGTCCACCGAGGTGATCCTCGCCCTGAGCGCCGAGAGCCGGGAGAAGGTGGACGAGCTGGTCGACACCGCCCTCGCCTCCGGCGGCTCGCCCGCCAACGAGCCGGTGGACTTCGGCCACATGTACGGCCGTTCCTTCCAGGACCCGAACAACCACATCTGGGAGGTCATGTGGATGGACCCGGCCGCGGTGGAGGCCCAGTAG
- a CDS encoding ArsR/SmtB family transcription factor, translating into MLRIHMSGVDLSRVRMATRPDALWETALSFHRLRDRRGSAVFGKWRTETRPRLNGEVRLLSAVIPPRGYFPDFLTPSQEYGEPYGIDAGMQALRETPPGRVRAELALLGAERRDACLSPDGRAEPLGRLVDALRSYHRAAIEPYWPHIRASVEADRAVRGRALLDGGADELLASLPPMIRWRAPVLEADYPVDRDVHLDGRGLLLQPSFFCRVTPVVYRDPGLPPVLVYPVTHSRAPVFAEPGPWLGRLLGSTRSTVLSAIGNGCTTSELALRAGVSLASASQHACVLREAGLIHTLRHGGSVLHTLTPLGGSLLRGGAPLALS; encoded by the coding sequence GTGCTGCGTATCCACATGTCCGGAGTGGACCTTTCCAGGGTGCGGATGGCCACCCGGCCCGACGCGCTGTGGGAAACCGCTCTGAGTTTCCACCGGCTGCGGGACCGGCGAGGTTCCGCGGTGTTCGGGAAATGGCGTACGGAAACCCGGCCTCGGTTGAATGGTGAAGTACGTCTGCTGTCCGCCGTGATTCCACCGCGCGGCTATTTCCCGGATTTCCTGACGCCTTCTCAGGAATACGGCGAACCGTACGGCATCGACGCGGGAATGCAGGCGTTGCGCGAGACGCCGCCCGGCCGGGTCCGGGCCGAACTCGCTCTGCTCGGCGCCGAACGCCGCGACGCGTGCCTCTCCCCGGACGGCCGCGCCGAACCGCTCGGCCGCCTCGTCGACGCGCTGCGCAGCTACCACCGTGCCGCCATCGAGCCGTACTGGCCGCACATCCGGGCCAGCGTCGAGGCCGACCGTGCCGTGCGAGGCCGCGCCCTCCTGGACGGCGGCGCGGACGAACTGCTCGCCTCCCTCCCGCCGATGATCCGCTGGCGGGCCCCCGTGCTGGAGGCGGACTACCCCGTCGACCGGGACGTCCATCTGGACGGGCGGGGGCTGCTGCTCCAGCCGTCCTTCTTCTGCCGCGTCACCCCGGTCGTCTACCGCGACCCGGGGCTCCCGCCGGTCCTCGTCTACCCGGTCACCCACTCCCGCGCCCCGGTCTTCGCCGAACCGGGCCCCTGGCTCGGCCGGCTCCTCGGCAGCACCCGGTCGACGGTCCTGAGCGCCATAGGGAACGGCTGTACGACGAGCGAGCTCGCGCTGCGGGCCGGGGTGTCCCTCGCCTCGGCGAGCCAGCACGCCTGTGTGCTGCGCGAGGCGGGCCTCATACACACCCTGCGGCACGGCGGCTCGGTCCTGCACACGCTGACGCCGCTGGGCGGATCGCTGCTCAGGGGCGGCGCCCCGCTCGCGCTGTCCTGA